A window from Cytobacillus sp. IB215665 encodes these proteins:
- a CDS encoding C1q-like domain-containing protein, translating to MESENCKCKVVPKPPSGPQGPAGPPGLRGLQGTQGLQGAQGATGPPGLDGVQGAQGATGPPGLDGVQGAQGATGPPGLDGVQGAQGATGPPGLDGVQGAQGATGPPGPVPMLSFRAETDGQDIPDPSTALKVTFPIEDFEFGGNNYDTSTSIFTAPSDGVYHFSTSIQIETSDGDAQTTINLVLNSSTNISCQSIEGPGCCTTDTLIQLQSLDTICVTIDYDSQQSANGSIPINRVSCFTGHMVHTT from the coding sequence ATGGAAAGTGAAAATTGTAAGTGTAAAGTGGTCCCAAAACCACCATCCGGCCCACAAGGACCAGCAGGTCCACCTGGATTAAGAGGGCTACAAGGAACGCAAGGACTACAAGGAGCACAAGGGGCTACTGGTCCACCTGGATTAGACGGTGTTCAAGGAGCACAAGGGGCTACTGGTCCACCTGGATTAGACGGTGTTCAAGGAGCACAAGGGGCTACTGGTCCACCTGGATTAGACGGTGTTCAAGGAGCACAAGGGGCTACTGGTCCACCTGGATTAGACGGTGTTCAAGGAGCACAAGGGGCTACTGGTCCACCTGGCCCTGTACCAATGCTTAGTTTTAGAGCAGAAACTGATGGTCAGGATATTCCAGATCCTTCAACCGCTTTAAAAGTAACATTCCCAATTGAAGATTTTGAATTTGGTGGAAACAATTATGATACTAGTACTTCTATATTTACTGCACCGTCGGATGGTGTTTATCATTTTAGTACATCTATACAAATTGAGACTTCGGATGGTGATGCCCAAACTACTATTAATTTAGTACTAAATAGCTCAACTAACATATCATGTCAATCAATTGAGGGACCAGGATGTTGTACTACAGATACGTTAATTCAATTGCAAAGCTTAGATACAATATGCGTTACAATAGATTATGATAGCCAACAGAGTGCGAATGGAAGTATTCCAATTAATAGAGTATCATGCTTCACTGGACATATGGTTCATACAACATAA
- a CDS encoding CvpA family protein encodes MLDLILIIILIAGFLIGLKRGFVLQIIHFFGLIVAFVLASIYYDTLAPKLILWIPYPTIGEGSALNSLFENMNLEDAYYRAIAFVIIFIMVKIIMQIIGSMLDFVANLPILKQINGWAGAILGFLEVYIILFVVLYIVALLPIDFIQMPIQDSFVANMMIKHTPIFSSMIKDLWFEYVAG; translated from the coding sequence ATGCTTGATCTTATTTTAATAATTATTCTTATTGCAGGATTTTTAATAGGCTTAAAGAGAGGATTCGTACTTCAAATTATTCACTTCTTTGGGTTAATTGTTGCATTTGTTTTAGCATCAATCTATTATGACACACTAGCACCCAAATTAATTCTTTGGATTCCATATCCAACAATTGGTGAAGGGAGTGCATTAAATTCTTTATTTGAAAATATGAACCTAGAGGATGCATATTATAGAGCAATCGCTTTTGTTATCATATTTATAATGGTCAAGATCATTATGCAGATTATTGGATCGATGCTTGACTTTGTTGCTAATTTACCAATCTTAAAACAAATCAATGGATGGGCAGGAGCTATTCTAGGTTTCTTAGAAGTTTACATCATCTTATTTGTTGTGCTTTATATTGTAGCATTGTTACCAATAGACTTTATTCAAATGCCTATACAAGATTCATTTGTGGCTAATATGATGATAAAACACACCCCAATTTTTTCATCAATGATTAAAGATCTTTGGTTTGAGTATGTTGCGGGATAA
- a CDS encoding RNA methyltransferase, which produces MRRIESSKNPKVKQWKKLHTRKERERTGLFLVEGFHMVEEALHTNGTVNELIINEKTEIPSKWDITNIDVTYVNDEVIAVISETEAPQGIFAVCNKLTLDTSLDNRNKYLLIDAVQDPGNVGTIIRTAEAVGIDAIIIGNGTVDVYNPKVLRATQGAIFHVPVVKGSLVDWMRLLKEKNVSVFGTSLQNGVDYREITPRSKFALLVGNEGNGVNEELLKSTTSNIYIPIYGKSESLNVAVATGIVLYHFQQ; this is translated from the coding sequence TTGAGACGAATTGAATCCTCTAAAAATCCAAAAGTGAAGCAATGGAAAAAGCTTCATACGAGAAAAGAACGAGAAAGAACAGGACTTTTTCTCGTTGAAGGTTTTCATATGGTGGAAGAAGCACTACATACAAATGGTACGGTGAATGAGCTAATTATAAATGAAAAAACTGAAATACCATCAAAGTGGGATATAACGAATATAGATGTTACATACGTCAATGATGAAGTAATAGCAGTTATAAGTGAAACTGAAGCACCTCAAGGTATATTTGCAGTTTGTAACAAATTAACATTGGACACTAGTTTAGATAATAGAAATAAATATTTACTTATTGATGCTGTACAGGATCCAGGAAATGTTGGAACGATCATCCGAACTGCAGAAGCGGTTGGCATTGATGCGATTATTATAGGAAATGGGACTGTTGATGTATATAATCCAAAGGTACTTAGGGCAACTCAAGGAGCGATCTTTCATGTACCAGTTGTAAAAGGAAGCCTTGTCGATTGGATGAGACTATTGAAAGAAAAGAATGTATCGGTCTTTGGTACATCTTTACAAAATGGTGTCGATTATAGAGAGATTACCCCCCGATCCAAATTTGCTTTATTAGTTGGAAACGAAGGTAATGGGGTAAATGAAGAACTGCTAAAAAGTACGACATCCAACATTTATATACCTATATATGGAAAAAGTGAATCATTAAATGTTGCCGTTGCAACGGGGATTGTACTTTATCATTTTCAACAATAA
- the pheS gene encoding phenylalanine--tRNA ligase subunit alpha, translating to MQERLKELQQEAIEKVNLVEDLKQLNDIRVQYLGKKGPITEVLRGMGKLSAEERPKMGALANEVREAIQTALEEKKTKLEKQAVEEQLASETIDVTLPGRPIAAGNPHPLTVVIEEIEDLFLGMGYTIAEGPEVEQDYYNFEALNLPKGHPARDMQDSFFILNDILLRTHTSPVQVRTMEKHQGKGPVKIICPGRVYRRDTDDATHSHQFMQIEGLVVDENISLSDLKGTLEVFAKKMFGDEREIRLRPSFFPFTEPSVEVDISCMKCSGKGCNICKGTGWIEVLGSGMVHPNVLEMAGFDSKKYSGFAFGMGPDRIAMLKYGIDDIRHLYTNDLRFLKQFNRA from the coding sequence ATGCAAGAACGATTAAAGGAGCTTCAACAAGAAGCAATTGAAAAAGTTAACTTAGTAGAAGATTTAAAGCAGTTAAATGATATTCGTGTCCAATATTTAGGAAAGAAAGGCCCTATTACAGAAGTATTAAGAGGTATGGGTAAGCTATCTGCTGAGGAAAGACCTAAAATGGGGGCTTTAGCGAACGAGGTAAGAGAAGCTATTCAAACTGCATTAGAAGAAAAGAAAACGAAACTAGAAAAACAAGCAGTCGAAGAGCAATTAGCATCCGAAACAATTGATGTCACGCTGCCAGGTAGGCCGATTGCTGCTGGGAATCCACATCCTTTAACGGTCGTTATTGAAGAAATTGAAGATTTGTTCCTTGGTATGGGTTATACGATAGCAGAGGGGCCAGAGGTTGAGCAAGATTACTATAATTTTGAAGCATTAAATCTACCTAAAGGACACCCTGCCCGTGATATGCAGGATTCCTTCTTTATATTAAACGATATTTTACTTCGGACACATACTTCACCAGTGCAAGTAAGAACGATGGAAAAACATCAAGGTAAAGGGCCTGTGAAAATCATTTGTCCAGGGAGAGTGTATCGACGAGATACCGACGATGCAACACACTCGCATCAATTTATGCAAATAGAAGGACTTGTAGTTGATGAAAATATTAGCTTAAGCGATTTAAAAGGTACGTTAGAAGTATTCGCAAAGAAAATGTTTGGTGATGAAAGGGAAATTCGTCTTCGTCCTAGCTTTTTCCCGTTTACAGAACCATCGGTTGAAGTTGATATTTCATGTATGAAATGTAGTGGTAAAGGTTGTAACATTTGTAAAGGTACAGGCTGGATTGAAGTACTAGGGTCAGGGATGGTGCATCCAAACGTGCTTGAAATGGCGGGTTTTGACTCGAAAAAATATTCAGGCTTTGCCTTTGGAATGGGTCCAGATCGAATAGCGATGTTGAAATACGGAATTGATGACATACGTCACTTATATACAAATGATCTTCGTTTCTTAAAACAATTTAACCGAGCTTAA
- the rnhC gene encoding ribonuclease HIII — translation MANSVITVDIATINKMKKHYENISGGALPPGAIFIAKGPTFTITAYRSGKVLFQGKEGSQEAQLWESQQNSPSTSNNNINKKSTQGATKTKYSPPDNISTLSIIGSDEVGTGDYFGPIAVVATFVETKHIPLLKELGVKDSKGLTDEKICSIAKNIISIIPYSLLILHNEKYNDLQASGMTQGKMKAILHNRAIQHVLKKIDPAKHDGILIDQFAEPPTYYKHLQKEKTIVKDHVFFSTKAEGIHMAVAAASIIARYAFLKEMTKLSKECGMELPKGAGPQVDKAAAKLISKLGIQKLKQYTKYHFANTEKAKKLV, via the coding sequence TTGGCTAATTCTGTTATTACAGTTGATATAGCTACCATCAATAAAATGAAAAAACACTATGAAAATATTAGTGGTGGTGCTTTACCACCAGGAGCTATTTTTATAGCTAAAGGACCAACTTTTACTATAACTGCATATCGTTCAGGAAAAGTATTATTTCAAGGTAAAGAAGGAAGTCAGGAAGCACAGCTTTGGGAGTCACAACAAAACAGCCCTTCAACTTCCAATAACAATATTAACAAGAAGTCCACACAAGGAGCTACGAAAACAAAGTATTCTCCGCCAGATAATATTTCAACTCTTTCAATTATCGGCTCTGATGAAGTAGGGACTGGCGACTATTTCGGACCTATTGCTGTAGTCGCTACCTTCGTTGAAACAAAACACATTCCGTTATTGAAGGAATTAGGAGTTAAAGATTCAAAAGGCTTAACAGATGAAAAGATTTGTTCAATTGCAAAAAACATCATATCAATCATTCCATATAGTTTACTTATTTTACATAATGAAAAATATAATGACTTACAAGCTAGTGGTATGACCCAAGGAAAAATGAAAGCTATTCTACATAACCGAGCTATTCAACACGTATTAAAGAAAATTGATCCAGCAAAGCATGACGGGATATTAATTGATCAATTCGCTGAACCGCCGACTTATTATAAACATTTACAAAAAGAGAAAACAATCGTTAAAGACCATGTTTTTTTCAGTACGAAAGCTGAAGGTATCCATATGGCTGTGGCTGCTGCGTCAATAATTGCACGTTACGCATTTTTGAAAGAAATGACTAAATTGAGTAAAGAATGTGGGATGGAGCTACCTAAAGGAGCTGGCCCTCAAGTTGACAAAGCAGCTGCGAAACTAATTTCAAAGTTAGGTATTCAAAAGCTAAAACAATATACTAAATACCATTTCGCAAATACGGAGAAAGCGAAGAAATTAGTCTAA
- the sspI gene encoding small acid-soluble spore protein SspI encodes MNLNLRQAILTNVSGNSQQELENTIVDAIQRGEEKMLPGLGVLFEVIWENATEEEKHEMLQTLEDGLKQ; translated from the coding sequence ATGAACTTAAACTTGCGTCAAGCAATCCTTACAAACGTATCTGGAAATTCACAACAAGAATTAGAAAATACAATTGTTGATGCTATTCAACGAGGAGAAGAAAAAATGTTACCAGGATTAGGCGTTTTATTTGAAGTAATTTGGGAGAATGCAACTGAAGAGGAAAAACATGAAATGTTGCAAACACTTGAAGATGGATTGAAACAATGA
- the zapA gene encoding cell division protein ZapA, translated as MSEKSKTRTTVDIYGQQYSIVGSENTSHVLKVASIVDEKMREIGRKNPYLDVHKLAVLTAVNVVHDYVKLTEKCEKLEQQVNKEKD; from the coding sequence TTGTCAGAGAAATCTAAAACGAGAACAACTGTTGATATATATGGTCAGCAATATTCAATTGTAGGATCAGAGAATACTAGTCATGTGCTAAAAGTAGCTTCAATAGTAGATGAAAAAATGAGAGAAATAGGTAGGAAAAACCCTTATTTAGACGTTCATAAATTAGCGGTGTTAACCGCTGTTAACGTAGTTCATGATTACGTAAAGCTGACCGAAAAATGTGAAAAACTAGAACAACAAGTAAACAAAGAAAAGGATTGA
- the polX gene encoding DNA polymerase/3'-5' exonuclease PolX, translating to MNKKEIIKLLESIAIYMELKGENPFKISAFRKAASALENDDRSLSSINTFTDIPGIGKGTSTVISEFIESGESSLLTELKKEVPTGLIPLLKLPGVGGKKIAKLYKELAVVDAASLKEACIANKVQALAGFGKKTEEKILAAIEDMGSRPERLPIAFMLPIANEIEQALASMDGVIQYSRAGSLRRMKETIKDLDFIIATNDRDIVRKQLIELKHMTTIISNGDTKVSVQLQYDYEVSVDFRLVSPLEFATTLHHFTGSKDHNVRMRQLAKERGEKISEYGVENINTGETTTFSSEEDFYSYFDLNYIPPELREDGSEVTTSFHSKDLISLEDIQGDLHMHSTWSDGAYSIEEMAEVCRDKGYKYMAITDHSQFLRVANGLTVERLKAQREEIRRLNKKYDDFVIFAGVEMDILPDGTLDYDDSVMKDMDIVIASIHSSFSQPKEIIMERLTTALRNHHVDIIAHPTGRLIGRRMGYDVDVDMLIELAKETNTALELNANPNRLDLSSDHLRKAQQAGLKIVINTDAHNIEMLEDMSIGVSTAMKGWVKSANVINTWDVESVRAFLHRHEK from the coding sequence ATGAATAAAAAAGAAATTATTAAGCTACTTGAATCAATTGCAATATATATGGAACTAAAAGGAGAAAATCCTTTTAAAATATCAGCATTTCGTAAAGCAGCATCAGCGTTAGAAAACGATGATCGAAGCCTTTCTTCAATTAATACCTTTACTGATATACCAGGAATAGGTAAAGGTACATCTACGGTCATTTCGGAGTTTATTGAAAGTGGAGAGTCCTCTTTATTAACAGAATTGAAAAAAGAAGTACCAACGGGTCTTATTCCATTATTGAAATTACCTGGGGTAGGCGGCAAAAAAATTGCAAAGCTCTATAAAGAATTAGCAGTTGTTGACGCTGCTTCATTAAAGGAGGCTTGTATTGCAAATAAGGTACAAGCATTAGCCGGATTCGGGAAAAAAACAGAGGAAAAAATCCTTGCTGCTATTGAAGATATGGGCTCTCGGCCCGAAAGGTTGCCTATTGCATTTATGCTGCCGATAGCTAATGAAATTGAACAGGCATTAGCATCTATGGATGGCGTGATACAATATTCAAGAGCTGGCAGTTTAAGAAGAATGAAAGAAACAATCAAAGATTTAGACTTTATTATTGCTACAAATGACCGTGATATAGTTAGAAAACAACTTATAGAGCTTAAACATATGACAACTATCATTTCAAATGGAGACACAAAGGTTTCAGTTCAATTACAATATGATTATGAAGTTTCTGTCGATTTTCGCTTGGTTTCACCTCTTGAATTTGCTACGACACTACACCATTTCACTGGTTCTAAAGACCACAATGTTCGTATGCGTCAATTAGCAAAAGAACGAGGTGAAAAAATAAGTGAGTATGGTGTCGAGAATATAAATACAGGAGAAACGACGACTTTTTCTTCAGAAGAAGATTTTTATTCTTATTTTGACTTGAATTATATTCCACCTGAACTTCGTGAAGATGGTAGTGAAGTAACTACATCCTTTCATTCAAAAGACTTAATTTCCTTAGAAGATATTCAAGGTGATCTACATATGCATTCGACATGGAGCGATGGTGCGTATTCAATAGAAGAGATGGCTGAAGTGTGTAGGGATAAGGGATATAAGTATATGGCCATTACGGATCATTCACAGTTCTTACGAGTAGCTAATGGCTTAACAGTTGAACGCTTAAAGGCTCAAAGAGAGGAAATTAGAAGGTTAAATAAAAAATATGATGATTTTGTCATATTCGCTGGTGTAGAAATGGACATATTACCAGATGGTACATTAGATTATGATGATTCGGTCATGAAGGATATGGATATTGTTATTGCATCCATTCACTCTAGTTTCTCTCAACCAAAAGAGATCATAATGGAGAGGTTAACAACAGCATTACGTAATCATCATGTTGATATAATTGCTCACCCTACAGGCAGGTTGATTGGGAGGCGTATGGGGTATGATGTAGATGTTGATATGCTAATTGAACTCGCAAAGGAGACTAATACCGCGTTAGAGTTAAATGCAAACCCAAACCGTTTAGACCTTTCATCAGATCACCTTCGAAAAGCGCAACAGGCAGGATTGAAGATTGTCATAAATACGGATGCTCATAATATTGAAATGCTTGAGGATATGTCGATCGGTGTATCAACTGCAATGAAGGGTTGGGTAAAAAGCGCAAATGTGATTAATACATGGGACGTAGAAAGTGTTCGGGCTTTTTTACATCGACATGAGAAATAA
- the pheT gene encoding phenylalanine--tRNA ligase subunit beta — protein sequence MLVSYKWLQQYVDALAVTPEELAEKFNRTGIEVEVVESLNKGIKNVVVGHVLSKEQHPNADKLSVCSVDIGDSEPVQIICGAANVAAGQKVAVAKVGAVLPGNFKIKKAKLRGEESHGMICSLQELGIEAKVIQKDYATGIFVFPNDVEVGSDALEQLNLDDHVLELELTANRSDCLNMLGVAYEVGAMLGKEVELPRFQLQESNDMASDLVSVNIEDHDANPLYIAKVIKNVKVGPSPLWLQTRLMAAGIRPINNVVDITNYVLLEYGQPLHAFDYDRFGSKEVLVRRAKPGEELTTLDDVKRSLTEDDLVITNGNEPVALAGVMGGADSEVREDTTTILLEAAYFNSGVVRSSSKSHGLRSDSSARFEKGIDPKRTQEAANRAAYLMMEYAGGEIASGEAISDTLQLQPVVVSVSVQQINRLLGTSISNEEVASIFHNLQFSYTVDNDVFVVTVPTRRNDISIPEDLVEEVGRLYGYDNVKSTLPIGEARPGILTPYQAKRRKVRRYLEGAGLYQVVNYSLTSEEKVKQFALEEAEPVRLAMPMSEERSMLRLSLIPHLLDVVKHNSARQIEDIGIYETASVFVSSDKDALPNEKEHVAGALTGLWSSHLWQGEKKAVDFYVAKGVLDGLFSHLGLEERIQYKQIKQDLLHPGRTAQILFDGDVLGIIGQLHPITQNELDLQETYVFELSLEKLLQAEVSELKYNLIPRFPSITRDIALVVNSEVAVGDLKKTIIEAGGDLLKNVSIFDLYEGEHMEQGKKSVAFSLRYLDPERTLTDEEVTAVHENVLKAVENQFDAKLRG from the coding sequence ATGTTAGTCTCATATAAATGGTTACAGCAATATGTCGATGCATTGGCTGTAACTCCTGAAGAACTTGCAGAAAAATTTAATCGTACTGGTATTGAAGTAGAAGTAGTAGAATCTTTAAATAAGGGCATAAAAAATGTTGTTGTTGGTCATGTGTTGTCAAAGGAGCAGCATCCAAATGCTGATAAACTAAGCGTATGTAGCGTTGATATCGGTGATAGTGAACCTGTTCAAATTATTTGTGGTGCGGCAAATGTCGCTGCAGGACAAAAGGTAGCCGTTGCAAAAGTAGGTGCGGTATTACCTGGAAACTTCAAAATTAAAAAAGCGAAGTTAAGAGGCGAGGAATCCCATGGGATGATTTGTTCACTTCAAGAGCTAGGAATTGAAGCGAAGGTCATTCAAAAAGATTATGCAACAGGTATCTTTGTTTTTCCTAACGATGTTGAAGTTGGTAGTGACGCACTCGAACAGCTTAACTTAGATGATCATGTGTTGGAGTTGGAGTTAACAGCGAATCGATCTGATTGTTTAAATATGTTAGGTGTGGCGTATGAAGTAGGTGCAATGTTGGGGAAAGAGGTTGAACTTCCTCGTTTTCAACTACAGGAAAGCAATGACATGGCTTCAGATTTAGTTTCAGTGAATATTGAAGATCATGACGCTAATCCACTATATATTGCTAAGGTAATAAAAAATGTCAAAGTAGGTCCATCACCTTTGTGGTTACAAACTCGCCTCATGGCAGCGGGTATTAGACCGATCAATAATGTAGTTGATATTACGAATTATGTCCTACTTGAATACGGTCAACCATTACATGCGTTTGATTATGACCGTTTTGGATCAAAAGAGGTACTTGTGCGTCGTGCTAAACCTGGAGAGGAGCTTACTACGCTAGATGATGTAAAACGCTCATTAACAGAAGATGACCTTGTCATTACAAATGGAAATGAGCCTGTAGCGCTTGCTGGGGTTATGGGTGGAGCTGATTCTGAGGTCCGTGAAGATACTACAACGATTTTATTGGAAGCTGCTTACTTTAACAGTGGTGTCGTACGAAGTAGTTCTAAAAGCCATGGATTAAGGAGCGATTCAAGTGCGCGTTTTGAAAAAGGTATAGATCCGAAACGAACGCAAGAAGCGGCAAATCGAGCAGCATATTTAATGATGGAATATGCTGGAGGAGAAATCGCTAGTGGTGAGGCCATCAGTGATACACTACAACTACAACCTGTTGTCGTGTCGGTGTCTGTTCAACAAATCAATCGTTTACTCGGGACGTCAATTTCGAATGAAGAAGTTGCTAGCATTTTTCATAATCTCCAGTTCTCATATACTGTAGATAATGATGTTTTTGTTGTCACTGTTCCAACAAGAAGAAACGATATTTCAATTCCAGAAGATTTAGTTGAAGAAGTAGGGAGATTATACGGTTATGATAATGTCAAATCGACTCTCCCTATCGGTGAAGCTAGACCAGGTATATTGACTCCTTATCAAGCGAAACGTCGTAAAGTACGTCGTTATCTTGAAGGAGCAGGCTTATATCAAGTAGTGAATTACTCATTAACGAGTGAGGAAAAAGTGAAACAGTTTGCATTAGAAGAGGCAGAGCCAGTGCGTTTAGCCATGCCGATGAGTGAAGAGCGTAGCATGCTACGTTTAAGTTTAATACCTCATTTACTTGATGTAGTAAAACATAATAGTGCTCGACAAATTGAAGATATTGGAATTTATGAAACAGCATCGGTATTTGTATCATCTGATAAAGATGCACTGCCAAATGAAAAGGAACATGTTGCTGGAGCATTGACTGGCCTTTGGTCATCCCACTTATGGCAAGGTGAGAAGAAAGCAGTAGATTTCTATGTCGCAAAAGGTGTTTTAGATGGCTTATTTAGCCACTTAGGTTTGGAGGAGCGCATTCAATACAAACAAATAAAACAAGATCTTCTTCATCCAGGACGAACTGCACAAATCTTATTTGATGGAGACGTATTAGGTATCATTGGTCAACTTCATCCAATCACCCAAAATGAACTTGATTTACAAGAGACTTACGTATTTGAATTGTCATTAGAAAAGCTACTTCAAGCTGAAGTTTCGGAACTTAAATATAATCTCATTCCGCGCTTCCCTTCAATTACTAGAGATATAGCACTCGTTGTCAATAGTGAAGTAGCAGTTGGTGATTTAAAGAAAACAATTATAGAAGCGGGTGGAGATCTGTTAAAGAATGTTTCGATCTTTGATTTATACGAAGGTGAGCATATGGAGCAAGGCAAAAAATCAGTAGCCTTCTCTTTACGCTATTTAGATCCAGAACGTACGCTTACTGATGAAGAGGTAACAGCTGTCCATGAAAATGTTTTAAAGGCTGTCGAAAATCAGTTCGATGCAAAATTAAGAGGTTAG
- a CDS encoding NAD(P)/FAD-dependent oxidoreductase: MSSYDVLVIGSGIGGLCSAARLSKLGYKVAVFDHHVRPGGYATNFPRKGRYEFDVSLHGIASLEEGQICYDTFSKCGMMDRITPIKKEHPYTVVWDGKKIDIPQDPDEYLTYLHKMFPHEKEGISNLFKDLISFSKEMKFLTDATIPKDEKKQTIFMHAQLFIKWSQMSTEEVLNEYVKDEEFIAIFTLLWPYYGLPPKTLSAHYFFVPWIGYHLDGTYYVKGGAQAIADALVDVIHENGGDVFLRQEVTEIIVKEQKAKGLKTKKGDIFEGKWIISNASPQMTFANLLGNEYKDSSYVQDLEKLEIGPSVTQLYIGLKDDPAKYNLVDEDIVFVKEKDPSKDYNYLREGQYTQANFGITNYYKLDPELSPNGKPIIALAFIDFIANWPEDKEKYAKKKEEVTNYLLTQLEENYPGITSSIEVLELGTPRTMQRYTKNPAGAVYGFSQTVDQSGLNRLSRQTPIENLSLVGAWTRPGGGYQGAALSGASEADKIHSCLQQLVKSS; encoded by the coding sequence ATGTCTAGTTATGATGTATTAGTTATTGGGTCAGGAATTGGTGGACTTTGTTCTGCAGCGAGGTTATCAAAGCTTGGATACAAGGTAGCAGTTTTTGACCATCATGTTCGTCCAGGTGGTTATGCAACTAATTTTCCACGAAAAGGGCGTTATGAATTTGATGTATCTTTACACGGTATTGCAAGTTTGGAAGAAGGTCAGATTTGTTATGACACCTTTTCAAAATGTGGAATGATGGATCGAATCACTCCTATAAAAAAAGAACATCCATATACTGTTGTATGGGACGGGAAGAAAATTGATATTCCACAAGACCCTGATGAATATTTAACTTATTTGCATAAAATGTTCCCACATGAAAAAGAAGGTATATCAAATTTATTTAAGGACTTAATTTCTTTCAGTAAAGAGATGAAGTTTTTGACTGATGCAACTATACCTAAGGATGAAAAGAAACAAACAATATTTATGCATGCACAGTTATTTATTAAATGGTCACAAATGTCTACTGAAGAAGTATTGAATGAGTATGTAAAAGATGAGGAGTTTATTGCAATTTTCACGTTGCTATGGCCTTATTACGGTCTGCCACCTAAAACTCTTTCTGCACATTACTTTTTTGTACCGTGGATAGGCTATCATCTGGACGGCACTTACTATGTAAAAGGTGGTGCACAAGCAATCGCAGATGCGTTAGTTGATGTTATCCATGAAAATGGTGGAGATGTATTTTTACGTCAAGAAGTAACGGAAATTATTGTAAAAGAGCAAAAAGCAAAGGGGTTAAAAACAAAAAAAGGTGATATATTTGAAGGGAAATGGATTATTTCAAATGCGAGTCCACAAATGACATTCGCCAATTTATTAGGTAATGAGTACAAAGATAGCTCTTATGTTCAAGATTTAGAGAAATTAGAAATCGGTCCTTCAGTAACTCAACTATATATTGGGTTAAAAGATGATCCAGCAAAATATAATTTAGTTGATGAGGATATTGTATTTGTGAAGGAAAAGGACCCTAGTAAAGATTACAATTACTTACGGGAAGGGCAATATACACAAGCTAATTTCGGTATAACTAATTATTACAAATTAGATCCTGAATTAAGTCCTAATGGAAAACCAATCATTGCGCTAGCCTTTATTGACTTTATTGCAAATTGGCCTGAAGATAAGGAAAAATATGCGAAAAAGAAAGAAGAAGTAACAAATTATTTATTAACACAATTAGAAGAGAATTATCCCGGTATCACTAGTAGTATAGAAGTATTAGAGTTAGGTACGCCAAGAACGATGCAAAGATATACAAAAAACCCTGCAGGTGCGGTATATGGATTTTCCCAAACTGTTGATCAATCTGGATTAAATCGGTTAAGTAGACAAACACCTATTGAAAACCTGTCGTTAGTAGGGGCATGGACACGCCCTGGCGGTGGTTATCAAGGTGCTGCATTATCTGGAGCAAGTGAAGCGGATAAAATTCATAGTTGTTTACAACAATTAGTAAAATCAAGTTGA